A genome region from Paracoccus stylophorae includes the following:
- a CDS encoding phage portal protein — translation MAGPKEITPDVRWGLMDAALSVVSPRSAARRYAARVAISNLRRGYEAASKGRGTAGWKAGGTAADAEIAAAGATLRDRMRDLVRNNPIAAQAVQVLVNNIVGTGIRPRAATPDPALNRQVDDLWRRWASRCDDHGHTDFHGVLCLAVREMIEGGEVFAVARYRRGAHARDLRLRIELREADHLDGARFDNRADGTRISQGIETDRDGRRIAYWMFPDHPGHNDPIVNHRLESVRLRAQDVAHLFERQRVQSRGVPWGTPAMRAIRDVDDWQTAELVRKKTEACLVGIVFGADEDQQSIAPVIEDGMGNRVEQFEPGLIAYARGGKDIKFNQPASTAGVYEWHRTQLHIIAAGFRVPYAMMTGDLSQANFSSTRAGLNEFRRMVEQIQWQTVIPMFCEPIWRWFIKEAQSQGLLPDGVEILAEWGPPKFESVNPLQDVQADLLEVRAGFSTLPQQIARRGYDPEEILTEWADFARKADAAGLVFDSDPRKVSKAGLVQTTDPTAPPSGDN, via the coding sequence ATGGCAGGACCGAAGGAGATCACCCCGGACGTGCGCTGGGGGCTGATGGATGCTGCCTTGTCGGTGGTTTCGCCACGCTCTGCCGCCCGGCGCTATGCCGCGCGGGTGGCGATATCAAACCTGCGGCGCGGCTATGAGGCCGCCTCAAAGGGGCGCGGAACGGCGGGCTGGAAAGCCGGTGGCACGGCGGCGGATGCGGAAATCGCCGCGGCCGGGGCCACGCTGCGCGACCGCATGCGCGATCTGGTGCGCAACAACCCCATTGCCGCGCAGGCGGTGCAGGTGCTGGTCAACAATATCGTCGGCACCGGCATCCGCCCCCGCGCCGCGACCCCCGATCCGGCACTGAACAGACAGGTCGATGATCTGTGGCGGCGCTGGGCCAGCCGTTGCGACGATCATGGGCACACGGATTTCCATGGGGTTCTTTGCCTCGCCGTGCGCGAGATGATCGAGGGCGGCGAGGTCTTCGCGGTGGCCCGCTATCGTCGTGGCGCGCACGCGCGCGATCTGCGTCTGCGCATCGAGCTGCGCGAGGCCGATCACCTCGACGGCGCGCGCTTCGACAACCGCGCCGATGGAACCCGGATCAGCCAGGGGATCGAGACCGACCGGGATGGCCGGCGCATCGCCTACTGGATGTTTCCGGACCATCCCGGTCACAACGACCCCATCGTCAACCACCGCCTGGAATCGGTACGCCTCAGGGCGCAGGACGTGGCGCATCTGTTCGAACGCCAGCGGGTGCAGAGCCGGGGCGTTCCCTGGGGCACCCCGGCCATGCGGGCGATCCGCGATGTCGATGACTGGCAGACCGCCGAGCTGGTGCGCAAGAAGACCGAAGCCTGTCTGGTCGGCATCGTCTTCGGCGCGGATGAGGATCAGCAATCCATCGCCCCGGTGATCGAGGACGGGATGGGCAACCGGGTCGAGCAGTTCGAGCCGGGCCTGATCGCCTATGCCCGCGGCGGCAAGGACATCAAGTTCAACCAACCGGCCTCGACGGCTGGCGTCTATGAATGGCACCGGACCCAGCTTCACATCATCGCCGCCGGCTTCCGGGTGCCCTATGCGATGATGACCGGTGATCTGTCGCAGGCCAACTTCTCGTCCACCCGTGCGGGCCTGAACGAATTCCGCCGCATGGTCGAGCAGATCCAGTGGCAGACCGTGATCCCGATGTTCTGCGAGCCGATCTGGCGCTGGTTCATCAAGGAGGCACAGTCGCAGGGCCTGCTGCCGGATGGCGTCGAGATCCTCGCCGAATGGGGGCCGCCGAAGTTCGAAAGCGTCAACCCGCTGCAGGATGTGCAGGCCGATCTGCTGGAGGTCCGCGCAGGCTTCTCGACCCTGCCGCAACAGATCGCGCGGCGGGGATACGACCCGGAGGAAATCCTCACCGAATGGGCCGATTTCGCCAGGAAGGCCGATGCTGCCGGCCTCGTTTTCGACAGCGACCCGCGCAAGGTCAGCAAGGCGGGCCTCGTGCAGACCACAGACCCGACCGCGCCGCCGAGCGGCGATAACTGA
- a CDS encoding DUF6441 family protein, with translation MKLRAEIADIARLMADEVKAGEKAVHFGIRDAGIALKDAWRGQVTSAGLGQRLARTIRSETWPKGRHSMNAASMVWTRAPVIVNAHDTGPLIRSKDGFWLAIPLEAAGKSRSGKRPTPGEWEARTGLRLIFVYRRTGPSLLVAEARLTKHGRAAVSRSKTGRGLASVPIFLLVPQVRLKKRLDLERPSRAALNALPGAIVSRWERI, from the coding sequence ATGAAGCTGCGCGCCGAGATCGCGGATATCGCCAGGCTGATGGCCGATGAGGTCAAGGCCGGCGAGAAGGCGGTGCATTTCGGGATCCGCGATGCCGGGATCGCGCTCAAGGATGCATGGCGGGGGCAGGTCACCAGCGCAGGCCTTGGCCAGCGGCTGGCCCGCACCATCCGCTCGGAGACCTGGCCCAAGGGGCGGCACAGCATGAATGCCGCGTCGATGGTCTGGACCCGCGCCCCGGTGATCGTGAACGCCCATGACACCGGGCCGCTGATCCGCTCAAAGGACGGGTTCTGGCTGGCCATCCCGCTTGAGGCGGCCGGAAAAAGCCGCAGCGGCAAGCGCCCGACGCCGGGCGAATGGGAGGCGCGCACCGGGCTGCGGCTGATCTTCGTCTATCGCCGAACCGGCCCCAGCCTGCTGGTCGCCGAGGCGCGGCTGACCAAGCACGGTCGGGCGGCCGTGTCCCGGTCAAAGACGGGGCGCGGCCTCGCCTCGGTGCCGATCTTCCTGCTGGTGCCGCAGGTCAGGCTGAAGAAGCGGCTGGATCTTGAACGCCCGTCACGCGCCGCCCTCAATGCCCTGCCGGGCGCAATCGTCTCTCGCTGGGAACGCATATGA
- a CDS encoding phage antirepressor KilAC domain-containing protein, with protein sequence MSTMISHLPAGPQEASPLTMSSREIAELLESRHDKVKQSIERLAARGVIVQPPMGDEQDMDALGRLRTTSVYRLEKRDSIIVVAQLSPEFTARLVDRWQDLEEQVARAPATDLNDPAQLRALLLSYSEQHVALQEKVQALLPAQEKLDRIAQADGSFCITNTAKLLQMRPKDLFLWLQENGWIYKRPGSASFLGYHSKTATSLLEHRITTVLRADGSEKVTEQVRVTAKGLTRLAALVKPPLQ encoded by the coding sequence ATGAGCACCATGATCTCGCATCTGCCAGCCGGCCCGCAGGAAGCCAGCCCGCTCACCATGTCCTCGCGCGAAATCGCCGAGCTTCTCGAAAGCCGCCATGACAAGGTAAAGCAATCCATCGAGCGGCTGGCCGCACGCGGTGTCATCGTCCAACCCCCAATGGGGGATGAACAGGATATGGATGCATTGGGCCGTCTGCGCACGACTTCCGTCTACCGGCTCGAGAAACGCGACAGCATCATTGTCGTGGCGCAGCTCTCGCCCGAGTTCACCGCAAGGCTGGTCGACCGCTGGCAGGACCTGGAAGAACAAGTGGCCCGCGCCCCGGCCACCGACCTCAACGACCCGGCGCAGCTGCGGGCGCTGCTACTCAGCTACAGCGAACAGCATGTGGCCCTGCAAGAGAAAGTGCAGGCGCTGCTGCCCGCACAGGAGAAGCTGGACCGGATCGCGCAGGCGGATGGGTCATTCTGCATCACCAACACCGCCAAGCTTTTGCAGATGCGCCCGAAAGACCTGTTTCTCTGGCTGCAGGAAAATGGCTGGATCTACAAGCGCCCGGGCAGCGCGAGCTTTCTCGGCTACCACAGCAAGACCGCGACCAGCCTGCTCGAGCACAGGATCACCACGGTCTTGCGCGCCGATGGCTCGGAAAAGGTCACCGAACAGGTGCGGGTGACCGCCAAGGGCCTCACCAGGCTGGCCGCGCTGGTCAAGCCGCCATTGCAATAG
- a CDS encoding prohead protease/major capsid protein fusion protein, with product MENEEILDLPVIGRAGTMQSVDDASRTFEVLWTTGAQVRRYSWARDEEFDEELVVSPNAMRLDRLNAGAPFLNSHASHRLTDILGVVENGSIRIEGGSGFARIRLSERDEVEPIWRDIKSGIIRNVSVGYRVHRFERVAKADRTDGGQRALYRAVDWEPLEISAVAIGADPGAGMRAGTGPSDARQFPCAITTKGRNMPEDTIAAGVDETRNTPAPAQSPAIPQAAPAAPDAESIRAEERSRVSTIMTLCARHDLGADLANDLIARGVSIDAAREAVLDALCEANPLGRTIELAPAQARGTGDAAYRDAVADAIMHRAAPSLHAVSPQSREFAFRSLMDLARHAVERAGVNTAAMPDMEIAGFAMGMRSAGYHSTGDFPAILSSVVNRTLRAAYDATPRTFGAWSTRVTVRDFRPVDRLQIGNAPDLVKVPEGGEFTYGTATEGKESYAIATYGRIIGFSRQMLINDDLRAFDRVVQSFGASAANLESDILYSILLSNPAMGDGTALFHANHGNLGTAAAITEESLTAMLRAFAVQKDLDGRAITVLPRNIIVPPGKRMVEIHKQLAATTPGSTAEVNPYSNRFSVVEEIRLVNTAGPDPWFAATDPAFGAVEYAYLAGQEGLYTEHRVGFEVDGIEFKARHDFGAKAIDWRGLYKNPGIA from the coding sequence ATGGAAAACGAGGAAATCCTCGACCTGCCCGTGATCGGGCGGGCCGGCACAATGCAATCCGTCGATGACGCCTCGCGCACATTCGAGGTTCTCTGGACCACCGGCGCGCAGGTGCGGCGCTATTCCTGGGCGCGCGACGAGGAGTTCGACGAGGAACTGGTCGTGTCTCCCAACGCGATGCGGCTGGATCGCCTGAACGCCGGTGCGCCGTTCCTGAACTCGCATGCGTCCCACCGCCTGACCGACATTCTCGGCGTGGTCGAGAATGGCTCGATCCGCATCGAGGGCGGCAGCGGTTTCGCCCGCATCCGCCTGTCAGAGCGCGATGAGGTCGAGCCGATCTGGCGCGACATCAAATCCGGGATCATCCGCAATGTCTCGGTCGGATACCGGGTCCATCGCTTCGAGCGGGTGGCAAAAGCCGACCGCACCGATGGCGGCCAGCGCGCGCTCTATCGCGCGGTCGATTGGGAGCCGCTTGAAATCTCTGCCGTCGCCATCGGCGCCGATCCCGGTGCCGGCATGCGCGCCGGGACCGGGCCAAGTGACGCCCGGCAATTCCCCTGCGCGATCACCACGAAAGGACGAAACATGCCTGAAGACACCATTGCGGCGGGTGTTGATGAAACCCGCAACACCCCCGCCCCCGCGCAATCCCCTGCCATCCCGCAAGCCGCCCCGGCCGCGCCCGACGCGGAAAGCATCCGCGCGGAAGAACGCAGCCGCGTCAGCACCATCATGACGCTCTGCGCCCGGCATGATCTTGGCGCTGACCTTGCCAACGACCTGATCGCACGCGGCGTCTCGATCGATGCCGCCCGCGAGGCGGTCCTCGACGCACTTTGCGAGGCAAACCCGCTGGGCCGCACGATTGAGCTGGCCCCGGCGCAGGCCCGCGGCACCGGCGATGCCGCCTATCGCGATGCGGTTGCCGACGCGATCATGCACAGGGCGGCACCATCGCTGCATGCGGTATCGCCGCAATCGCGGGAATTCGCGTTCCGCAGCCTGATGGACCTGGCCCGCCATGCCGTCGAGCGCGCCGGCGTCAACACCGCCGCCATGCCCGATATGGAGATCGCAGGTTTCGCCATGGGCATGCGCTCGGCGGGTTACCACAGCACCGGAGACTTCCCGGCGATCCTCAGCAGCGTGGTCAACCGGACGCTGCGCGCCGCCTATGACGCGACCCCGCGTACCTTCGGGGCATGGTCCACGCGGGTGACGGTGCGGGATTTCCGGCCCGTTGACCGCCTGCAGATCGGCAACGCCCCCGATCTGGTCAAGGTGCCCGAAGGCGGCGAATTCACCTACGGCACCGCGACCGAGGGCAAGGAAAGCTATGCGATCGCCACCTACGGCCGCATTATCGGCTTCAGCCGGCAGATGCTGATCAACGATGACCTGCGCGCCTTCGACCGGGTCGTCCAGTCCTTCGGTGCCTCGGCCGCGAACCTTGAATCGGATATCCTCTATTCGATCCTGCTGTCGAACCCCGCCATGGGCGACGGAACCGCACTGTTCCATGCCAATCACGGCAACCTCGGCACTGCGGCGGCGATCACCGAAGAGTCCCTGACCGCAATGCTGCGCGCTTTCGCGGTGCAAAAGGATCTGGACGGCCGGGCGATCACGGTTCTGCCACGCAACATCATCGTTCCGCCCGGAAAGCGGATGGTCGAAATCCACAAGCAACTGGCCGCAACCACGCCCGGCAGCACGGCCGAGGTGAACCCCTATTCGAACCGCTTCTCGGTGGTCGAGGAAATCCGGCTGGTGAATACCGCCGGTCCCGATCCGTGGTTCGCCGCCACCGATCCCGCCTTCGGTGCGGTGGAATACGCCTATCTGGCGGGTCAGGAGGGTCTCTATACCGAGCATCGCGTCGGCTTCGAGGTCGATGGCATCGAGTTCAAGGCCCGTCACGATTTCGGCGCCAAGGCCATCGACTGGCGCGGTCTCTACAAGAATCCCGGCATCGCGTGA
- a CDS encoding elements of external origin, with translation MSRRQYAAHRGVSHTAVGKAISSGRISLEADGSIDPVTADRQWDAQTDPAKQRGAHARALGTATAAGTARASAATRPVPRAAIESVGETLREAGADPDPGAGGEVSFLRARMANEVLKAQTAKVKLARMKGELVDRARTTTMVFDLARRERDAWQNWPARVAANMAADLGVDAHRMEQVLDNYLRQHLADLAEVKIDLR, from the coding sequence ATGTCGCGCCGTCAATATGCGGCGCATCGCGGCGTCAGCCACACGGCGGTGGGCAAGGCGATCTCTTCGGGGCGCATCAGTCTTGAGGCCGATGGCAGCATCGATCCGGTGACGGCCGACCGGCAATGGGACGCGCAGACCGACCCGGCCAAGCAGCGCGGCGCGCATGCGCGGGCGCTGGGGACCGCCACGGCGGCTGGCACCGCGCGCGCAAGCGCCGCGACCAGGCCGGTGCCGCGGGCCGCCATCGAGTCGGTCGGCGAGACCCTGCGCGAGGCCGGCGCCGATCCCGATCCCGGCGCGGGCGGCGAGGTGTCGTTCCTGCGTGCGCGGATGGCCAATGAGGTGCTGAAGGCGCAGACCGCCAAGGTCAAGCTCGCCAGGATGAAGGGCGAGCTGGTGGACCGGGCGCGCACCACCACCATGGTCTTCGATCTGGCCCGGCGCGAACGCGACGCCTGGCAGAACTGGCCGGCCCGTGTGGCCGCCAACATGGCCGCCGATCTGGGCGTCGATGCCCATCGGATGGAGCAGGTTCTGGACAATTACCTGCGCCAGCACCTGGCCGATCTTGCGGAGGTGAAGATTGACTTACGATGA
- a CDS encoding head-tail joining protein yields MSAFATAATRIFADPNMAVDATWLPGGVPPGSTIRAIRKAPDELTSYGGARVWSETVRIDVLAAATPSIQSGDRIVIGGEAFEVQGEPIRDRERLVVILDLRPI; encoded by the coding sequence ATGAGCGCCTTTGCCACCGCTGCGACCCGGATCTTCGCGGACCCGAACATGGCGGTGGACGCGACATGGTTGCCGGGCGGGGTTCCGCCCGGCAGCACCATTCGCGCCATCCGCAAGGCCCCTGACGAGTTGACCAGCTATGGTGGCGCGCGGGTGTGGTCGGAGACCGTGCGCATCGACGTCCTGGCGGCTGCAACGCCATCCATCCAGTCGGGCGACCGCATCGTGATCGGCGGCGAGGCTTTCGAAGTCCAGGGCGAGCCGATCCGCGACCGCGAACGGCTGGTCGTGATCCTCGATCTGAGGCCCATATGA
- a CDS encoding DUF7697 family protein: protein MGAALAMGRALGVPALAVVELLPVIEAEMIRKTNEKIEEGRGDGREESIRSSRR, encoded by the coding sequence ATGGGCGCGGCGCTGGCAATGGGCCGTGCGCTGGGCGTTCCGGCGCTGGCAGTCGTGGAACTGCTGCCGGTGATCGAGGCGGAAATGATCCGCAAGACCAACGAAAAGATCGAGGAAGGCAGAGGCGATGGCCGAGAAGAAAGTATCCGTTCGTCTCGTCGCTGA
- a CDS encoding phage terminase large subunit family protein, which yields MALADFEGAEDIRNAWLAGLAPDPALTVSQWADRHRILSSRAASEAGPYRTARTPFMRGIMDALSPASPARRVVFQKAAQVGATEGGNNWVGFCIHRAPGPFLAVQPTVDLAKRLSQQRIDPLIEESPELRALVMPSRSKDSGNTILGKRFPGGQLILTGANSAVGLRSMPARWVFLDEVDAYPGDLDGEGDPIALAEARTISFGHRSKLFLASTPTVKGLSRIEREYELSDQQRYHVPCPHCGALQWLKFERLRWEPGRPETARYVCEHCDEPILERHKTEMMAEANGATWLPTAEPEMLERARAAGIVGFHISGLYSPLGWLSWSKIAQDWEQAVGNEAALKTLKNTVLGETWQERGEAPDWQRLYERREDWHLGEAPAGVLILTAGADVQRDRIEIDVWGWGENLESWLVDHVVLEGDTAREEVWDDLTGFLAETWPHAGGARMALARLAIDTGDGATTDAVYGWCRKMGHGQVIAIKGVGGFDRSTPVDGPSYVDVTEGGRKFRRGVRLWKVAGAVFKTETYRFLRLAAPTDEDIADGSGWPAGFVHIPKGTTAEWTKQLTAEQLMTIKTRQGFQKLEWQQTRDRNEALDCRVYARACAWLMGMDRWDGAKWDDLRAQLMPGTSDARPAGQPHRQPLKPPPPRPSGWLGKRQRGSWF from the coding sequence GTGGCGCTGGCTGATTTCGAGGGCGCCGAGGATATCCGCAATGCCTGGCTGGCCGGTCTGGCGCCGGACCCGGCGCTGACGGTCAGCCAATGGGCGGATCGGCACCGGATCCTGTCCTCGCGCGCGGCAAGCGAGGCCGGTCCCTATCGCACCGCGCGCACGCCCTTCATGCGCGGGATCATGGATGCGCTGTCGCCGGCCAGTCCGGCGCGACGGGTGGTGTTCCAGAAGGCCGCGCAGGTGGGCGCGACCGAAGGCGGCAACAACTGGGTCGGCTTCTGCATCCACCGGGCGCCGGGGCCGTTTCTGGCGGTCCAGCCGACCGTCGATCTGGCCAAGCGCCTGTCGCAGCAGCGGATCGACCCGCTGATCGAGGAAAGCCCGGAACTGCGGGCGCTGGTGATGCCGTCGCGGTCCAAGGACAGCGGCAATACCATTCTCGGCAAGCGGTTTCCGGGTGGGCAGTTGATCCTGACCGGCGCGAACAGCGCCGTCGGCCTGCGCTCGATGCCGGCGCGCTGGGTGTTTCTCGATGAGGTGGATGCCTATCCGGGCGATCTCGATGGCGAGGGCGACCCCATCGCGCTGGCCGAGGCGCGCACGATCAGCTTCGGGCATCGGAGCAAGTTGTTTCTGGCCTCCACGCCCACCGTGAAGGGCCTCTCGCGGATCGAGCGGGAATACGAGCTGTCCGATCAGCAGCGATACCATGTCCCCTGCCCCCATTGCGGCGCCCTGCAATGGCTGAAGTTCGAACGCCTGCGCTGGGAGCCGGGCCGCCCGGAAACCGCGCGTTATGTCTGCGAACACTGTGATGAACCGATCTTGGAGCGCCACAAAACCGAGATGATGGCCGAGGCGAATGGCGCGACATGGCTGCCGACCGCCGAGCCGGAGATGCTGGAGCGGGCGCGGGCGGCGGGGATCGTCGGGTTTCATATCAGCGGCCTTTATTCGCCGCTGGGCTGGCTGAGCTGGTCCAAGATCGCGCAGGATTGGGAGCAGGCGGTTGGCAACGAGGCCGCGCTGAAGACCCTGAAGAACACCGTGCTGGGCGAGACCTGGCAGGAACGCGGCGAGGCCCCGGACTGGCAGCGCCTCTACGAGCGGCGCGAGGATTGGCATCTGGGCGAGGCCCCGGCAGGGGTGCTGATCCTGACCGCCGGCGCGGACGTGCAGCGCGACCGGATCGAGATCGACGTCTGGGGCTGGGGCGAGAACCTTGAATCCTGGCTGGTCGATCATGTGGTGCTGGAAGGCGACACGGCCCGCGAGGAGGTCTGGGACGATCTGACCGGGTTTCTGGCCGAGACCTGGCCTCATGCCGGCGGCGCGCGCATGGCGCTGGCCCGGCTGGCGATCGACACCGGCGACGGCGCGACCACGGATGCGGTCTATGGCTGGTGCCGGAAGATGGGGCACGGCCAGGTGATCGCGATCAAGGGTGTCGGCGGCTTTGACCGCTCCACCCCGGTGGACGGCCCGAGCTATGTCGATGTGACCGAGGGCGGGCGCAAGTTCCGCCGCGGCGTGCGGCTGTGGAAGGTCGCGGGCGCGGTATTCAAGACCGAGACCTATCGCTTCCTCCGGCTTGCCGCGCCGACAGACGAGGACATCGCCGATGGCAGCGGCTGGCCCGCCGGCTTCGTCCACATCCCGAAGGGCACCACGGCGGAATGGACGAAGCAACTGACCGCCGAGCAGTTGATGACCATCAAGACCCGGCAGGGGTTCCAGAAACTGGAATGGCAGCAGACCCGCGACCGCAACGAGGCGCTGGACTGCCGGGTCTATGCCCGCGCCTGCGCCTGGCTGATGGGCATGGACCGCTGGGACGGCGCCAAATGGGACGATCTGCGCGCGCAGCTCATGCCCGGCACGAGTGATGCGCGCCCGGCCGGGCAACCGCATCGTCAACCGTTGAAACCGCCGCCGCCCCGCCCGTCGGGCTGGCTGGGCAAGAGACAAAGAGGAAGCTGGTTCTGA
- a CDS encoding DUF2190 family protein: protein MKNFIATGNTLTITAEADIASGAGVLIGSIFGVATGPIANGAEGVINLTGVYDLPKAASQAWTVGAKVYWDNTAKACTTTVGSNTLIGIAVLAVGGSAGETTGRVRLNGAAV, encoded by the coding sequence ATGAAAAACTTCATCGCAACAGGCAACACGCTCACCATCACCGCCGAGGCGGATATCGCCTCGGGCGCAGGCGTTCTGATCGGCTCGATCTTCGGCGTTGCCACCGGCCCCATCGCCAATGGCGCGGAAGGCGTGATCAATCTCACCGGCGTCTATGATCTGCCGAAGGCCGCCTCCCAGGCGTGGACGGTCGGGGCGAAGGTCTATTGGGACAACACCGCCAAGGCCTGCACGACCACGGTCGGCTCGAACACGCTGATCGGCATTGCGGTGCTCGCGGTCGGAGGCAGCGCTGGGGAAACCACCGGCCGCGTCCGTCTGAACGGGGCGGCCGTCTGA
- a CDS encoding phage head-tail joining protein has protein sequence MAWTESELDALRRAYASGTLRVSYDGKTLEYGSAADLLSRIRTIEGEMAAGSGRPLPVAGFAGFHRG, from the coding sequence ATGGCCTGGACCGAGAGTGAACTTGACGCGCTGCGCCGGGCCTATGCCTCGGGCACCCTGCGGGTCAGCTATGATGGAAAGACCCTTGAATACGGCTCGGCCGCCGATCTGCTGAGCCGCATCCGCACCATCGAGGGCGAGATGGCAGCCGGATCGGGCCGTCCCTTGCCCGTGGCGGGCTTTGCCGGTTTCCATAGGGGCTGA
- a CDS encoding thermonuclease family protein, whose protein sequence is MSTRRQFLFIAIATLIGFVSLAPPLVADATRPAILEARVSKIIDGDTFTLSGHSRRIRVWGLDAPEWNRPGGSDATAALRGLISGKTLRCQVRDIDRYGRYVGQCFLPDGRDITAEMIQMGVAREYCRFSRNHYGSC, encoded by the coding sequence ATGAGTACGCGTCGCCAATTCCTGTTCATCGCTATTGCCACCCTGATCGGGTTTGTCTCACTGGCGCCGCCGCTGGTCGCCGATGCGACGCGCCCGGCCATTCTCGAGGCGCGGGTCAGCAAGATCATCGATGGCGATACATTCACGCTCAGCGGCCATTCGCGGCGCATCCGCGTCTGGGGTCTGGATGCACCGGAATGGAATCGCCCCGGTGGATCGGACGCCACGGCTGCATTGCGCGGGCTTATTTCGGGCAAGACCCTGCGTTGCCAGGTCCGCGATATCGACCGCTATGGTCGCTATGTCGGGCAGTGTTTCCTGCCCGATGGCCGCGATATCACCGCCGAGATGATCCAGATGGGCGTCGCCCGCGAATATTGCCGTTTCTCGCGCAACCATTACGGAAGTTGCTGA
- a CDS encoding acyl-CoA transferase has protein sequence MTTKREEVLSALFTLLQGIGGGTIVQRNEALPERIPAAGLLILRDGTPGEAEVTLSPLRYHWQHRAEVEVFVRGSSGLELAFDALAERIGHAIAADRTLGGLCDWIETDAPEPADLAVEGAPTIRAAVLILTLHYTSNDPLG, from the coding sequence ATGACCACGAAACGCGAAGAAGTCCTGTCGGCCCTGTTCACCCTCCTGCAGGGCATCGGCGGCGGCACCATCGTCCAGCGCAATGAGGCCCTGCCCGAGCGCATCCCCGCCGCCGGGCTGCTGATCCTGCGCGACGGCACGCCGGGCGAGGCGGAGGTGACGCTGTCGCCCCTGCGCTATCACTGGCAGCACCGGGCCGAGGTCGAGGTCTTCGTGCGCGGCTCCTCCGGCCTCGAACTGGCCTTCGACGCGCTGGCTGAACGGATCGGGCACGCGATCGCCGCCGACCGGACGCTGGGCGGGCTTTGCGACTGGATCGAGACCGACGCGCCCGAACCTGCCGATCTGGCGGTCGAGGGCGCCCCGACCATCAGGGCGGCGGTGCTGATCCTCACCCTGCATTACACCAGCAACGATCCGCTGGGCTGA
- a CDS encoding phage tail tube protein: MARAQGARSQLAVAFETVYGTAPVSGFTRLPFASSTLSAEQPLLSSELLGYGRDPLAPVKDAITADGDLTIPIDAEGFGFWLKAAFGAPVTTGTAPGPYTHEFRSGNWTLPSMSIETGMPEVPRFAMYSGVMVNQLSWTMQRSGLLTASVQLVAQGETVATTSQAGTPTDLDLLRFGHFNGAITRNGAALGNVISAQITYANNLDRIETIRADGMIDGADPSIAALTGQIEVRFADMVLMNQAIAGGPCELEFAYTLASGESLTVTAHAVYLPRPRVEISGPQGIQASFDWQAARGSSPARMATITLVNNTEEY; the protein is encoded by the coding sequence ATGGCACGCGCCCAAGGTGCGCGGTCGCAACTCGCGGTCGCGTTCGAGACGGTTTACGGCACCGCCCCCGTCAGCGGCTTCACCCGCCTGCCCTTCGCATCCTCGACGCTGAGCGCCGAACAGCCGCTGCTCTCGTCCGAGCTGCTGGGCTATGGCCGCGACCCGCTGGCGCCGGTCAAGGACGCGATCACCGCGGATGGCGATCTGACCATCCCCATTGATGCCGAGGGTTTCGGCTTCTGGCTGAAGGCCGCGTTCGGGGCGCCGGTCACGACCGGAACTGCACCGGGGCCTTACACGCATGAATTCCGCTCCGGCAACTGGACGCTGCCCAGCATGTCGATCGAGACCGGCATGCCCGAGGTGCCGCGCTTCGCCATGTATTCGGGCGTGATGGTCAACCAGCTCAGCTGGACCATGCAGCGTTCCGGCCTGCTGACCGCCAGCGTCCAGCTTGTGGCGCAGGGCGAGACCGTGGCCACCACCTCGCAGGCCGGTACGCCCACCGATCTCGACCTGCTACGCTTCGGGCATTTCAACGGCGCCATCACCCGCAATGGCGCGGCGCTGGGCAATGTGATCTCGGCCCAGATCACCTATGCCAACAATCTCGACCGGATCGAGACCATTCGTGCCGACGGCATGATCGACGGTGCGGACCCGTCCATCGCCGCGCTGACCGGCCAGATAGAGGTCCGCTTCGCCGATATGGTACTGATGAACCAGGCCATCGCGGGCGGGCCGTGCGAATTGGAATTCGCCTACACGCTGGCATCCGGCGAAAGCCTGACCGTCACCGCCCATGCCGTCTATCTGCCCCGCCCACGCGTCGAGATCAGCGGGCCGCAAGGCATTCAGGCCAGCTTCGACTGGCAGGCGGCGCGCGGGTCCAGCCCGGCGCGCATGGCGACCATCACCCTTGTCAACAACACCGAGGAGTATTGA